From the genome of Bacteroidota bacterium, one region includes:
- the obgE gene encoding GTPase ObgE: protein MSDTNFVDYVKICCRSGKGGGGSVHLLRTAQTAKGGPDGGDGGRGGHVIVRGNNQLWTLLHLKYRKHVIAQDGESGGRQNMSGASGRDEIIEVPLGTVAKDAETDEILFEITEHGEERIIVPGGRGGLGNQHFATPTRQTPRFAQPGEPGREEWKILELKLLADVGLVGFPNAGKSTLLSVVSAAKPEIADYPFTTLVPNLGVVGYRDHRSFVMADIPGIIEGAHEGRGLGVRFLRHIERNSMLLFLVPADSSDIVHDYEILLNELEQYNPELLDKKRLLGISKADLLDDELFDALKKDLEKQLRKKHRIPFVIFSSQSGKNVQSLKDELWKLMNSPV, encoded by the coding sequence CGGTGCATCTTCTGCGCACGGCTCAAACGGCCAAAGGTGGCCCCGATGGCGGCGATGGCGGACGCGGAGGCCACGTAATTGTGCGCGGCAACAACCAGCTTTGGACATTGCTGCATTTGAAATACCGAAAACATGTAATTGCACAGGACGGCGAATCGGGCGGACGACAAAACATGTCGGGCGCTTCGGGACGCGATGAAATTATTGAAGTGCCGCTGGGTACTGTAGCTAAAGACGCGGAAACCGACGAAATCCTGTTTGAAATTACAGAGCATGGCGAAGAACGCATCATTGTACCCGGTGGGCGTGGCGGTTTAGGGAACCAGCATTTTGCAACGCCTACACGCCAAACACCACGCTTTGCTCAGCCCGGCGAACCCGGCCGCGAAGAATGGAAAATTCTTGAACTCAAACTCCTCGCCGATGTCGGACTGGTGGGTTTTCCTAATGCCGGTAAATCTACACTGCTCTCTGTGGTGAGTGCCGCAAAACCCGAAATTGCCGACTATCCCTTCACCACTCTGGTGCCCAATCTGGGTGTAGTAGGTTACCGCGATCACCGTTCGTTTGTGATGGCCGATATTCCAGGCATCATAGAAGGCGCACACGAAGGTCGCGGATTGGGTGTACGTTTCCTGCGCCACATCGAACGTAACTCCATGCTGCTTTTCCTCGTTCCGGCCGACAGCAGCGACATTGTACACGATTACGAAATCCTGCTCAACGAACTCGAACAATACAACCCCGAACTGCTCGATAAAAAACGCCTGCTCGGTATTTCTAAAGCCGACCTGCTTGACGATGAACTTTTCGATGCTCTGAAAAAAGACCTCGAAAAACAGCTTCGTAAAAAACACCGCATTCCTTTTGTTATTTTTTCTTCGCAAAGCGGAAAAAATGTCCAGAGCCTGAAGGATGAACTTTGGAAACTGATGAACAGCCCGGTCTGA